From one Gracilimonas sp. genomic stretch:
- a CDS encoding UDP-N-acetylmuramoyl-L-alanyl-D-glutamate--2,6-diaminopimelate ligase — translation MTIDKLIEICNPLHVTNKDFDGEITTFAIDSREVQEGSVFIAIRGTQVDGHMFLEDAIGRGAKVIICEESYYTEEDVCVIEVENTQKLAGPIAQAFAGNPGEQLRVIGITGTNGKTTTATLVYQVLCACGEKTSLLGTVSKRILEEVFDSKLTTSDPIELANDMKTMVEAGSEYLVMEVSSHALHQDRVAGFEFDVAAFTNLSQDHLDYHETLDEYAKAKKILFDHLPESSTAVVNTDDVQGNFMLKDCKAQKSLLSFKNDTSHILKNSPDGITIVVNGEKIESPLMGTFNAYNVGEAFLICKALGLDAKEVIKALSDAKGAAGRMEPVTIDGENLPVVIVDYAHTPDALENVCSTLSSVKEANQTLTVIFGAGGDRDSSKRPKMAQAAAEFADKIIVTSDNPRTENPDLIIADILDGFEVLDNVKSITDRKEAIQKAIEDASGNEIILIAGKGHEDYQEVNGQRLHFDDREIAREFLTAKAKGGN, via the coding sequence TTGACGATAGATAAACTCATAGAAATTTGTAACCCGCTGCACGTCACAAACAAAGATTTTGATGGTGAGATAACTACGTTCGCCATCGATTCCCGTGAGGTGCAGGAAGGTTCGGTCTTTATCGCTATCCGTGGCACCCAGGTTGACGGACATATGTTTTTGGAAGATGCTATTGGCCGTGGAGCCAAAGTCATCATCTGTGAGGAATCCTACTACACTGAAGAAGATGTATGTGTTATTGAAGTTGAAAACACTCAGAAACTAGCCGGACCTATTGCCCAGGCTTTTGCCGGTAACCCGGGCGAACAGCTTAGAGTTATAGGTATAACCGGAACCAATGGAAAAACAACCACAGCCACATTGGTTTATCAGGTATTATGCGCCTGCGGAGAAAAAACATCCCTGTTGGGAACGGTTAGCAAGCGAATTTTAGAAGAGGTTTTTGACAGTAAGCTAACTACTTCCGACCCGATTGAACTGGCTAACGATATGAAAACCATGGTAGAGGCCGGTTCAGAATACTTAGTGATGGAAGTTTCCTCACATGCCCTGCACCAGGATCGGGTAGCCGGTTTTGAATTTGATGTGGCAGCCTTCACAAACCTGAGTCAGGATCATCTCGACTATCATGAAACTCTGGATGAATACGCCAAGGCCAAGAAAATTTTATTCGATCACCTCCCTGAATCATCAACAGCTGTTGTAAATACAGATGATGTGCAGGGAAACTTCATGCTAAAAGACTGTAAAGCACAGAAATCGCTGCTTAGTTTTAAGAATGATACCTCTCACATCCTCAAGAATTCTCCTGATGGCATCACCATTGTGGTTAATGGAGAAAAAATTGAAAGCCCATTAATGGGAACTTTCAACGCCTATAATGTGGGAGAAGCATTTTTGATCTGCAAAGCACTTGGGTTGGATGCTAAAGAAGTTATTAAAGCTTTGAGTGACGCCAAAGGTGCTGCCGGGCGCATGGAACCGGTAACCATTGACGGAGAGAACCTTCCGGTTGTAATTGTAGACTATGCCCATACGCCGGATGCTTTAGAAAATGTTTGCTCTACCCTTTCTTCTGTGAAAGAAGCTAACCAAACACTTACCGTTATTTTTGGTGCCGGCGGAGACCGTGATTCAAGCAAACGTCCTAAAATGGCTCAAGCTGCAGCCGAATTTGCTGACAAAATTATTGTAACGAGTGACAATCCCCGAACGGAAAACCCAGATTTAATCATCGCAGATATACTGGACGGATTTGAAGTGCTTGATAACGTGAAAAGCATCACTGACCGAAAAGAGGCTATTCAAAAAGCTATTGAAGATGCTTCCGGAAATGAAATCATTCTGATTGCCGGTAAAGGCCATGAGGATTATCAGGAAGTAAATGGCCAACGTCTTCACTTTGATGACCGGGAAATTGCCCGTGAGTTTCTAACCGCTAAAGCGAAGGGAGGAAACTGA
- the rsmH gene encoding 16S rRNA (cytosine(1402)-N(4))-methyltransferase RsmH: MVLEMTTYHQHIPVLLNESVEGLITDKDGLYIDGTLGGGGHSKEILKHLGENGRLYGIDQDDEALEAASSNIGDDSRFSPIKGNFGYLSTLLPPQIHGQVAGILLDLGVSTHQIKEAERGFSFQEDGPLDMRMGNLSGVSAYQVVNEYEYEKLRDVIFHYGEEKQSRQIAKAIIENRPVETTGELQKVVSSVVNKRFEVKSLARVFQGIRIEVNRELDMLKRVMEESLEVLKPGGRIVAISYHSLEDRIVKRFFKAGNFEGKVEKDFYGNPISPIKPVNKQVITPNKEEVSVNPASRSAKLRIAEKIEGGDS, translated from the coding sequence ATGGTGCTTGAGATGACGACATATCACCAACATATTCCGGTTTTACTAAATGAATCGGTAGAAGGACTTATCACCGATAAGGATGGCCTGTATATAGATGGTACGCTTGGAGGCGGTGGCCATTCCAAAGAAATTTTAAAACACCTTGGTGAAAACGGACGGCTATACGGCATCGACCAGGACGATGAGGCGCTTGAAGCTGCCTCATCCAATATTGGCGATGACTCCCGTTTTTCCCCCATAAAAGGCAATTTTGGCTACCTGTCAACACTTCTACCTCCCCAAATCCACGGACAGGTAGCCGGAATCCTTTTGGATTTAGGAGTTTCAACCCACCAGATTAAAGAAGCGGAACGGGGATTCAGCTTCCAGGAAGACGGCCCGCTCGATATGAGAATGGGAAATCTTTCCGGAGTATCCGCTTACCAAGTGGTAAATGAATATGAATACGAAAAGCTGCGCGATGTCATCTTCCATTATGGAGAAGAGAAACAAAGCCGACAGATAGCCAAAGCCATTATTGAAAACCGGCCTGTAGAAACTACCGGTGAACTTCAAAAAGTGGTTTCATCAGTAGTTAATAAACGATTTGAAGTAAAATCACTGGCCCGTGTATTCCAGGGTATCCGCATTGAAGTGAACCGTGAATTGGATATGCTTAAGCGAGTGATGGAAGAATCGCTGGAAGTTTTGAAGCCCGGCGGGCGCATTGTAGCTATTTCGTACCACTCTCTCGAAGACCGTATTGTTAAACGCTTTTTCAAAGCCGGTAACTTCGAAGGTAAAGTGGAAAAAGACTTTTATGGAAACCCGATATCCCCCATAAAGCCTGTCAACAAGCAGGTTATTACCCCCAATAAAGAAGAGGTTTCTGTAAACCCGGCCTCCCGAAGCGCTAAACTTCGGATAGCCGAGAAGATAGAAGGAGGCGACTCATGA
- the era gene encoding GTPase Era, protein MTEETKPHKSGYVAIIGKPNAGKSTLMNNILGAKISITTHKAQTTRHQIVGIFSDENSQIVFLDTPGVISPKYELQKAMMKTVERARSDADLILFIHDPMDTHPPDDVVNLIKSINKPIYLVVNKMDVANQDKAEKSVAELESKMKIRSVHYTSATMGTGVTELMEEIKKGLLPGPPFYPKEDLSEHPVRFFVSELIREQIFLQFHQEIPYSCTVEVVSYDAEVDLDRIHADIIVNQKSQKGMLIGKGGSAIKELGIEARKSIEEFIGKQVYLELHVKVREKWREKEGWVRNLGY, encoded by the coding sequence ATGACAGAAGAAACCAAACCCCACAAATCCGGATATGTAGCCATCATTGGTAAGCCGAATGCAGGAAAGTCTACCTTGATGAATAACATTCTGGGTGCCAAGATTTCTATTACCACACATAAGGCTCAGACCACCAGACACCAGATTGTGGGAATTTTTTCAGATGAGAACTCCCAGATTGTTTTTCTTGATACACCGGGAGTCATTAGCCCAAAGTATGAGCTCCAAAAAGCCATGATGAAAACGGTGGAGCGAGCCCGTTCAGATGCCGATCTTATTTTGTTCATTCATGATCCTATGGATACTCATCCCCCTGATGATGTCGTGAATCTCATCAAGTCCATTAACAAGCCGATTTATTTGGTAGTAAATAAAATGGACGTAGCGAATCAGGATAAGGCTGAAAAATCTGTTGCTGAGTTGGAATCGAAAATGAAAATCCGATCTGTTCATTATACCTCAGCTACCATGGGAACCGGAGTGACTGAACTGATGGAAGAAATTAAAAAAGGATTATTGCCCGGACCTCCCTTCTACCCCAAAGAAGACCTGAGTGAACACCCTGTTCGTTTCTTTGTTTCTGAGCTCATTCGCGAGCAAATATTCCTGCAATTTCACCAGGAAATTCCGTATTCCTGCACAGTAGAAGTTGTTTCTTATGATGCGGAAGTCGACCTCGATCGTATCCATGCCGACATCATTGTTAACCAAAAATCACAAAAAGGCATGCTGATTGGGAAAGGTGGTTCTGCTATTAAGGAACTGGGAATTGAAGCCCGAAAGTCGATTGAAGAGTTTATTGGTAAGCAGGTGTATTTAGAGCTTCATGTGAAGGTCCGCGAAAAGTGGAGAGAGAAAGAAGGCTGGGTTCGAAACCTGGGATATTGA
- a CDS encoding penicillin-binding transpeptidase domain-containing protein has product MDERTAILSRMFIVLGLILLIPCALGFQLIRINYFEGEELRSLWSKQAVDQIPIPAQRGNIYDANGTLLATNAVDYKLAFDPKVTVNGKPGVPKEQVDQLIMKLSALTNKGASYYRTKINSAPARSRYIVLETNLSVLAKDQIKALDLDGVILEENYRRKYTFGTLAAHTLGFVNHETNGRIGLEAYYNEELKGEDGVRQVRRDPFNRIFEYVGAPKKLPRNGYSLHTTIDAYIQAILEDELQAGVEKHLANYGTGIIIDPRTGAIKALANYPTFDPNYPGSNDEENRRNFAISDMIEPGSTFKLVTAIAAVEQDVVNFKEVFDTPDDGEMVIHDLVLRDHDPLGDLTFQEVIQKSSNVATAEIAMRMNKEVFYQYARNMGFGSSTNVDLIGEVEGRLAKPYEWSLVTLPWMSHGYEIQTTPLQIAQAYAAFANNGKMMRPYLVERIEDKNGEVVSQHEPVEIRRIAKKSTLDKLYPIFESVVTDSGTGDLAQVTGLRIAGKTGTAKKVVNGRYTNNYRGSFVGFFPVENPQYVCLILLDEPKTSGYGGFTAAPIFQNVAKRIAGLDSDIQQNMKASEEETTQFVQVPFLKGLNKNQATQLLADLNIPYEVSGKSGYITKQTPEAGTEINIGQEISLTLSETYAASDSAKVKDGYAEIPDLIGMNMRQATNLLTERGLETEIIGSGTVFAQYPKKGEHLRKGYSVTIRGKAKSLELLTQTEKR; this is encoded by the coding sequence ATGGATGAACGCACTGCCATATTGAGCCGAATGTTTATCGTTCTTGGGTTGATACTCCTGATTCCATGCGCTTTAGGGTTTCAGCTGATTCGCATCAATTATTTTGAAGGCGAAGAACTACGGAGCCTTTGGAGCAAACAAGCTGTTGATCAGATCCCGATTCCTGCACAACGTGGTAATATATATGATGCCAATGGAACCCTGCTGGCTACTAATGCCGTGGACTATAAACTCGCTTTTGATCCAAAAGTAACCGTTAATGGAAAGCCAGGGGTACCCAAAGAGCAGGTTGATCAACTCATTATGAAGTTATCTGCTTTAACTAATAAAGGCGCATCTTATTACAGGACCAAGATAAACTCAGCTCCGGCACGATCAAGATACATTGTATTGGAAACTAATTTGTCTGTACTGGCAAAAGACCAGATTAAAGCACTTGATCTGGATGGTGTCATCCTTGAAGAAAATTATCGCCGAAAGTACACTTTTGGAACGCTTGCCGCTCATACTTTAGGATTTGTAAACCATGAAACCAATGGCCGGATTGGGCTGGAAGCTTATTATAATGAAGAGCTCAAGGGAGAAGATGGAGTCCGTCAGGTCCGCAGAGATCCATTTAACCGGATTTTCGAATACGTGGGTGCGCCAAAAAAATTACCACGCAACGGATATTCACTTCATACTACTATTGATGCCTATATACAAGCCATCCTGGAAGACGAACTGCAGGCTGGTGTAGAAAAGCATCTGGCTAATTATGGGACTGGCATTATCATCGATCCCAGAACAGGAGCCATCAAAGCCCTGGCTAATTATCCTACTTTCGACCCCAATTACCCCGGAAGCAACGATGAAGAAAACCGTCGGAATTTCGCTATTTCTGACATGATCGAGCCGGGTTCTACCTTCAAGCTGGTAACCGCAATTGCTGCAGTAGAACAAGACGTTGTTAATTTTAAAGAAGTTTTCGACACCCCAGATGATGGAGAAATGGTTATCCATGATTTGGTTTTACGCGATCATGATCCATTGGGCGACCTGACTTTCCAGGAAGTTATTCAAAAATCATCCAATGTAGCTACCGCTGAAATCGCTATGCGGATGAACAAGGAAGTATTTTACCAGTATGCCCGGAATATGGGTTTTGGCTCCAGTACTAATGTAGATCTAATCGGTGAAGTGGAAGGAAGACTCGCCAAACCTTACGAATGGAGTTTAGTGACGCTTCCGTGGATGTCACACGGCTATGAGATTCAAACAACTCCTTTACAGATTGCTCAGGCTTACGCTGCTTTTGCAAATAATGGAAAAATGATGCGTCCATATTTGGTTGAACGAATTGAAGACAAGAATGGAGAAGTTGTATCTCAACATGAACCGGTTGAAATCAGGCGTATTGCTAAAAAATCTACTTTAGATAAACTGTATCCCATATTTGAAAGTGTAGTCACAGATTCAGGAACCGGAGATCTGGCACAGGTAACCGGACTTCGCATAGCTGGTAAAACAGGAACTGCCAAAAAAGTTGTGAATGGCCGGTATACCAATAATTACCGTGGATCCTTCGTGGGCTTTTTCCCGGTAGAAAATCCACAATATGTTTGCCTGATTCTGTTAGATGAGCCGAAAACAAGTGGCTATGGTGGGTTTACTGCAGCTCCGATTTTTCAAAATGTTGCTAAACGCATTGCCGGACTTGATAGTGACATTCAACAAAACATGAAAGCCAGCGAAGAGGAAACAACTCAATTTGTACAGGTGCCATTCCTTAAAGGACTCAATAAAAACCAGGCTACTCAATTACTGGCAGACCTGAACATCCCTTATGAAGTTTCCGGTAAATCAGGATACATCACTAAGCAAACCCCTGAAGCCGGAACCGAAATCAATATCGGACAGGAAATTTCTCTTACGCTGTCGGAAACTTATGCCGCTTCTGATAGTGCAAAAGTTAAAGATGGATATGCTGAGATTCCCGACCTGATTGGCATGAACATGCGCCAGGCTACTAACCTACTTACAGAGCGTGGACTCGAAACCGAGATCATTGGCTCAGGAACCGTATTTGCTCAGTATCCTAAAAAGGGAGAACACCTTAGAAAAGGATATAGCGTTACGATTCGCGGTAAAGCGAAATCACTGGAATTGCTCACTCAAACCGAAAAGCGATAA
- a CDS encoding CoA-binding protein: MRKTYNDWYLKKMRADKELSKETDEVEELLDEVKTIAMVGISRNRHRDSQYVARYLKEAGYQIVPVNPGADEILGEKSYPDLASIPFPVDVVDVFRRPEDIPEVVDEALKINPKVIWLQLGTGDHPEIRKKVEEKGIQYVQKRCIKVDHQFLIRPKKETN; encoded by the coding sequence ATGCGAAAAACATATAACGACTGGTATTTAAAAAAGATGAGGGCCGATAAAGAGCTCTCAAAAGAAACCGACGAGGTGGAAGAACTTCTGGATGAAGTCAAAACTATTGCCATGGTCGGAATTTCCAGAAACCGGCATCGCGATAGCCAGTATGTGGCCCGCTATCTAAAAGAAGCAGGATATCAAATTGTCCCTGTAAATCCCGGAGCCGATGAGATTCTGGGTGAAAAAAGCTATCCCGATTTGGCAAGTATCCCTTTCCCGGTAGATGTAGTTGATGTATTTCGCCGACCGGAGGATATCCCGGAAGTAGTTGATGAAGCACTTAAGATCAATCCAAAAGTAATCTGGCTACAACTGGGAACGGGCGATCATCCTGAAATACGCAAGAAAGTAGAAGAAAAAGGGATTCAATACGTCCAAAAACGATGTATCAAGGTCGATCATCAGTTTTTGATCCGACCTAAAAAAGAAACCAACTAA
- a CDS encoding P1 family peptidase, translating into MKTLIAFSAFILIANISYSQERQRARDLGIKPGILAPGPLNAITDVEDVQVGHSTVIEGEHIRTGVTIIMPHGGDLFKSRVPAAVYVGNGFGKALGFTQIRELGEIETPIGLTNTLSIHTVANGITDYVLRQPGNENVRSVNPVVGETNDGWLNDIRARHVTMDHVFKAIESAKSGTVAEGSVGAGTGTSALGFKGGIGTSSRQLPKKFGGYTVGVLVQSNFGGVLTINGAPVGEELKNHYMASDIPYDVDGSIMIIVATDAPLLSRNLERLAKRALLGIARVGGFASNGSGDYVIAFSTSEDVRIDTRKNGSTQTYTELENAATTPLFLAAVEATEEAILNSLFMATTVTGNRGHTQQALPIAEVLKVMKKYNLIEK; encoded by the coding sequence ATGAAAACACTGATTGCATTCTCTGCTTTTATTTTAATTGCTAACATTTCTTACTCTCAGGAACGCCAACGGGCCCGTGATCTTGGTATCAAACCCGGGATTTTAGCGCCGGGACCGTTGAATGCAATCACAGATGTAGAAGATGTTCAGGTAGGTCATTCGACTGTTATTGAAGGAGAACATATCCGAACGGGGGTAACGATTATTATGCCTCATGGTGGAGACTTGTTCAAAAGCAGGGTTCCTGCTGCCGTTTATGTGGGCAATGGGTTCGGGAAGGCGTTAGGGTTTACACAAATCCGGGAATTAGGAGAAATAGAAACCCCAATCGGACTTACTAATACTTTAAGCATTCACACCGTAGCCAATGGAATCACTGATTATGTATTACGCCAGCCAGGGAATGAAAATGTACGATCGGTTAACCCCGTTGTAGGAGAGACCAATGATGGCTGGCTGAATGACATCCGTGCCCGTCATGTTACCATGGATCATGTTTTTAAAGCTATCGAAAGTGCAAAATCAGGAACCGTAGCGGAAGGGAGCGTTGGCGCCGGAACCGGAACTTCGGCTCTGGGATTTAAAGGTGGAATTGGGACTTCCTCCCGGCAACTTCCCAAAAAATTTGGAGGTTATACTGTCGGGGTTTTGGTTCAGTCCAATTTTGGAGGCGTGTTAACCATTAACGGAGCACCGGTTGGGGAGGAGCTTAAAAATCATTACATGGCCAGTGATATTCCTTATGATGTGGATGGTTCTATAATGATAATAGTGGCTACCGATGCTCCCCTCCTTTCCAGAAATTTAGAGCGACTGGCAAAAAGAGCATTGCTTGGAATTGCACGGGTAGGAGGATTTGCTTCCAATGGAAGTGGTGATTACGTAATCGCTTTTTCAACCAGTGAAGACGTACGTATCGACACAAGGAAAAACGGTTCAACCCAAACCTATACTGAACTTGAAAACGCTGCTACCACTCCTCTTTTTCTTGCTGCAGTTGAAGCTACCGAAGAAGCCATACTGAATTCCTTGTTCATGGCAACTACAGTTACCGGGAATCGCGGACATACTCAACAGGCTCTTCCTATTGCAGAGGTTTTAAAGGTTATGAAAAAATATAATTTGATTGAAAAATAG
- the mraZ gene encoding division/cell wall cluster transcriptional repressor MraZ, which produces MPSFKGQYEHSIDAKGRVAFPAKLRKSLSPAAQERFTIVRGQEPCLYLYPEDEWSNVEEKLSRINNFTKKGRLAKRNFLRYAEDVSLDKQNRIALPSDLTEYAEINGKAVFLGMGEYIEVWDPEKLAEADEALDDGAFEEIFEQVMGDEPETDGA; this is translated from the coding sequence GTGCCAAGTTTTAAAGGACAATACGAGCATAGTATAGATGCCAAAGGCCGCGTAGCCTTCCCTGCCAAGTTACGCAAATCATTAAGCCCCGCCGCACAAGAACGCTTCACTATTGTACGCGGACAGGAACCTTGTCTTTATTTATATCCCGAAGATGAGTGGTCGAATGTAGAAGAGAAACTATCTCGTATTAATAATTTCACAAAAAAAGGCCGTCTGGCTAAACGAAACTTCCTGCGCTACGCTGAAGATGTGTCCCTTGATAAGCAAAACCGGATAGCCCTGCCCTCTGACCTCACTGAATATGCAGAGATTAACGGAAAAGCCGTATTCCTTGGAATGGGCGAGTATATAGAGGTATGGGATCCTGAGAAATTGGCCGAAGCTGATGAAGCACTCGACGACGGTGCCTTCGAAGAGATTTTTGAACAAGTGATGGGAGATGAACCGGAAACCGATGGTGCTTGA
- a CDS encoding O-acetylhomoserine aminocarboxypropyltransferase/cysteine synthase: MSNEKEQRDYKFETLQLHAGQEPDPATGSRAVPIYQTTSFNFDDTEHAANLFALREFGNIYTRIMNPTNDVFENRLAALEGGTAALATASGQAAQFLAITNLAQAGDNIVATQNLYGGTYNQFKVSLPRLGIDVHFAEEDTVEAFAKHIDENTKAIYVESIGNPRGNVADFEGLSALAKENNIPLVVDNTFGAGGALVQPLKHGANVVTASATKWIGGHGTSIGGVIVDGGNFNWGNGKFPGFSEPSPSYHGLNFWEVFGEDGPFGNIAFAIRARVEGLRDFGPAQSPFNSFLLLQGLETLSLRVERHNENAIKLANWLKDHEAVDWINFTGLPEHDYHERAKKYLKEGHFGSVFTFGVKGGYDAARDFIENVQLSSHLANVGDAKTLVIHPASTTHQQLTESEQQASGVKGDLIRVSVGIEHIDDIVEDFEKAFAKIKVPA; encoded by the coding sequence ATGAGTAACGAAAAAGAACAACGCGACTATAAGTTTGAAACCCTGCAACTTCACGCAGGACAGGAACCTGATCCGGCAACCGGATCAAGAGCTGTGCCTATTTATCAAACTACTTCTTTTAACTTTGATGACACAGAGCACGCAGCTAACCTTTTTGCCCTTCGTGAATTCGGCAATATTTATACCCGGATCATGAACCCAACCAATGATGTTTTCGAAAACAGGCTGGCTGCTCTTGAGGGCGGAACAGCTGCATTGGCTACAGCTTCCGGGCAGGCCGCACAGTTTTTGGCAATTACAAACCTTGCCCAAGCTGGCGATAATATCGTAGCTACTCAGAATCTCTACGGCGGAACGTACAATCAATTCAAAGTATCACTCCCCCGCTTAGGTATCGATGTACATTTTGCTGAAGAAGACACTGTAGAAGCTTTTGCTAAGCACATCGATGAAAATACCAAAGCCATTTATGTGGAATCCATCGGTAACCCACGTGGAAACGTGGCTGATTTTGAAGGATTGTCTGCCCTGGCCAAGGAAAACAATATCCCACTTGTAGTAGACAACACCTTTGGCGCTGGCGGAGCTCTCGTTCAACCGCTGAAGCACGGAGCCAATGTAGTAACGGCTTCTGCCACCAAGTGGATTGGCGGACATGGAACATCCATCGGAGGTGTAATTGTAGACGGGGGTAACTTCAATTGGGGCAATGGAAAATTTCCTGGCTTCAGTGAACCATCTCCTTCCTACCATGGTCTAAATTTCTGGGAAGTATTCGGCGAAGACGGTCCTTTTGGCAACATTGCTTTTGCCATCCGTGCACGGGTTGAAGGGCTTCGTGATTTTGGTCCGGCTCAATCCCCATTCAACAGCTTCCTGTTACTTCAGGGATTAGAAACTCTATCCCTGCGAGTTGAACGCCACAATGAAAATGCTATAAAACTGGCTAACTGGCTGAAAGATCACGAGGCAGTTGACTGGATTAATTTTACCGGCTTGCCTGAGCATGATTATCACGAGCGTGCGAAGAAATATCTTAAAGAAGGCCATTTCGGTTCTGTATTTACCTTTGGCGTGAAAGGCGGATATGATGCAGCGCGTGATTTCATTGAAAACGTACAACTATCCAGTCACCTGGCCAATGTAGGTGATGCCAAGACATTGGTTATTCATCCTGCCTCAACCACACACCAACAGCTCACAGAAAGTGAGCAGCAGGCAAGCGGCGTGAAAGGAGACCTGATTCGCGTATCAGTGGGAATCGAGCATATCGACGACATCGTCGAGGATTTCGAAAAGGCATTCGCAAAAATTAAAGTACCTGCCTAA
- the metX gene encoding homoserine O-acetyltransferase, which yields MAKPEIHTFKTSFTTESGVELHNPKIAYRSWGTLNENKDNVVFICHALTGNPDADIWFGGLIGSDKTINPDKHFIICTNILGSCCGSTGPTSINPETGKNWQADFPEITIRDIVRFNQKLLNELEINGIELVVGGSLGGMTALEFAIMDKRVQSAALFAMGKAHSPWAIGISQAQRLAIYADKNWNDGFYKQENPPKKGLSAARAMAMITYRTPENYEQKFGREIHPEKDIYQVESYLNYQGEKLVDRFDANTYIILSKAMDTHDISRGRGSFETVLGNLNKPILIVGFASDKLYPINEQKELARLIPNSKLAELESPYGHDAFLIEFDQINTQLHSFYHSLIEVKP from the coding sequence ATGGCGAAACCTGAAATACATACTTTTAAAACTTCATTTACCACTGAATCCGGAGTGGAATTGCATAATCCCAAAATTGCTTACCGAAGCTGGGGAACACTCAATGAAAACAAAGATAATGTGGTCTTTATTTGTCATGCTTTGACCGGAAACCCGGATGCTGATATTTGGTTTGGCGGTTTGATTGGATCTGATAAAACCATCAATCCAGACAAGCATTTCATTATTTGCACTAACATTCTGGGAAGTTGCTGTGGATCAACTGGCCCAACCAGCATCAACCCTGAAACCGGCAAAAACTGGCAGGCTGATTTTCCCGAAATCACCATCCGGGATATCGTGCGGTTTAACCAAAAACTGTTAAACGAACTTGAGATAAACGGTATTGAGTTGGTTGTGGGTGGCTCTCTGGGTGGAATGACAGCTCTTGAGTTTGCTATTATGGATAAACGCGTTCAATCTGCTGCCTTATTTGCAATGGGAAAAGCGCATTCTCCCTGGGCTATTGGAATCAGTCAGGCGCAACGGCTTGCTATCTATGCCGATAAAAACTGGAATGACGGATTTTATAAGCAGGAAAATCCACCCAAAAAAGGTCTTTCAGCTGCTCGGGCTATGGCCATGATCACCTACCGCACCCCCGAAAATTATGAGCAGAAATTTGGCAGGGAAATTCATCCCGAGAAAGATATTTACCAGGTAGAATCATACCTGAATTACCAGGGAGAAAAACTGGTCGATCGATTTGATGCGAACACCTACATCATCCTTTCTAAAGCAATGGATACACATGACATATCCAGAGGGCGGGGAAGTTTTGAAACCGTTTTAGGGAACTTGAATAAGCCCATATTAATTGTAGGATTTGCAAGTGACAAACTCTATCCAATCAATGAACAAAAGGAGCTGGCGAGACTGATTCCAAACAGTAAGCTTGCTGAACTTGAATCTCCCTATGGCCACGACGCCTTCCTGATCGAATTTGATCAGATAAATACTCAACTACACTCATTTTATCACTCACTCATCGAAGTAAAACCATGA
- a CDS encoding OsmC family protein encodes MSTVTTTKPETEKKLHDAITGVINAVKEDAGNAAVTFSVNSKLERGFHSEIKARDFEFISDEPESLGGENEGPNPVEYVLGALAACQEIVIKAHAGQLGIDLKSVKVDVSGDLDLHGFFNLSDARPGFTNVRYQTFIETEENDPVKLQKLKDLSIDNCPVLDIISKPVPVSGEVTYISN; translated from the coding sequence ATGAGCACTGTAACAACCACAAAACCAGAAACTGAAAAAAAGCTGCATGATGCCATAACTGGTGTCATCAACGCTGTAAAAGAGGATGCCGGGAATGCAGCCGTCACTTTCTCTGTGAATTCTAAGCTTGAGCGCGGATTTCATTCCGAAATCAAAGCTCGCGATTTTGAATTTATATCGGATGAGCCGGAAAGCCTTGGAGGCGAGAATGAGGGACCCAATCCCGTTGAATATGTATTGGGAGCCTTAGCCGCTTGCCAGGAAATCGTGATTAAGGCCCATGCCGGTCAACTAGGTATCGACCTGAAATCGGTAAAAGTGGATGTATCCGGAGATTTGGACTTACATGGATTTTTCAATCTCTCCGATGCAAGGCCCGGATTCACCAATGTTCGTTATCAAACGTTTATTGAAACCGAAGAAAATGATCCGGTTAAGCTTCAAAAGCTGAAAGATCTTTCTATCGACAATTGCCCGGTATTGGATATAATTTCAAAACCGGTTCCTGTTTCTGGTGAGGTAACCTATATAAGTAATTAA